The genome window GTAATAACGGCGGCCTTAGCGTTGTTTCGACTGAAGCCTGTCTGGAACTTCCGTTATTAGCACCCGTTATGACGCAGGTTACCGTTGACAGCACCGATACGCAGCGGGGTCGGATCACCGTTCGCTGGACCCGGCCAATCGGGCTTCAACCCGGCGATCTGGGTGCGCCCTACCAGTATCGACTCCAGCGGGCTACGGGCCTGGCGGGTACTGATTACGTGAACATCGCGACCATTAACACCACGTTACAGGCAGGTGTGGCGGATACGGTTTACATCGACCGAGGTACCTCTGTAAGTGCGTTGAATACGACGGCCAATGCGTATCGGTATCGGGTCGAGTTCTATTATACCGGTACCAACGGTCAACTGACCCGACTAGATGTGACGGACCCGGCTTCCAGCGTTCGATTGGCGGCTACGCCCGCCCAGCGACAGATTGCGCTGAGCTGGCAGGCGAACACGCCGTGGAGCAACGATAACCGCGTGCATGATGTGTACCGGAGCCGATCCGGTCCCAATGGGCCCTTCAATAAAATTGCCGAAGTAACGGTGCAGGGGCCCCAAACGTATGTGTTTACCGATACGGGTAATGATGCGATTGTGGCCGATGGTAATACGAGTCGGGTACTTTCGGCCGATAGCAGCTATTGTTATCGGGTAATGACCCGTGGGCAGTATGCTGATCCGAAACTGGCTACATTGGGCGTACTCATCAACTACAGCCAGATTATCTGCGCAACACCGACCGATACGACCAAGCCTTGTGCGCCCCAACTGGGTCTCGATAGCCTGAACTGCGCCAACCTGAGCAGTGAGAGCCTGTGTGGTCAGACAAGCTTCACTAACAAGTTACGATGGACGCTGACTGCTGGCCCAACCTGTGACCCGAACGTAGTAGGGTATAAACTGTATTACGGTCGGTACAGTCAGGATACGCCCACTGAATTAGCCAGCATTCCGGCACCAACGACTACTTTCGATCATACGAATTTGACGACGGTGGCGGGGTGTTATTATGTGACGGCGGTAAGTAGATCAGGCGTCGAAAGTTTGCCTTCGAACCGAGTTTGTAATGATGCCTGTCCGGCGTTTGCGCTGCCGAACGTGTTCACGCCCAACGGCGATGGTAAGAACGATGTGTTCGCGCCCTTGAAATGTCCACGCTTCGTGGAAAGCGTTCAGCTGATCGTTTTCAACCGGTACGGCAGTAAGGTTTATGAAGGAACCAGCCCGACACTGGCCTGGGACGGTAAAGCGAGCGATGGCGCTGACCTGCCTAGTGGATTGTATTACTATCAGGTGAGCGTTCGGTATGGGGTGCTGGATCGAAATGCGGCTCCACAAGTGCTCAAGGGCTGGGTACAGATTCTGCGCGAAGGCGTGAGTATGAAGTAACGACAGCGTAGTTTACATAAAAAAGGGATTGGGGTAAGTAAGGTCGTTGGTAAAACCAGGCCTTACTTACCCCAATCCCTTTTGCAGACCTCCTGCTCTAGCGCATGTTGTGGTATACCATCTGTACGTCGTCGTCCTCTTCGATGCGTTCGATGAGTTTTTCCACGTCGGCAACTTCGTCGTCGGTTAATTCCTTGTAGTCGTTTGGAATACGCTCGAATTCGGCCTGTTTGATCTCGTAGCCCTTTTCTTCCAGAAATTTCTGGATCGAGCCAAACGCTGTAAACTCGCCGTAGATGACGTACTGATTCGCTTCATCATCGAGTTCTACTTCGTCGCCCCCGAAGTCAATAAGTTCAAATTCAAGCTCTTCCTGATCGATACCTTCGGCTGGAATCCGAAATACCGATTTCCGGTCGAACATGAAGTCGAGCATACCCTGCGTGCCGAGGCTGCCGCCGAGTTTGTTCAGGTAACTGCGCACATTGGCGACCGTCCGGTTGTGGTTGTCTGTTGCCGTCTCGATCACGAGTGCGATACCGTGCGGGGCATACGCTTCGTATACGATCTCTTTGTAATCCTCCTGATCTTTCGAGGAAGCTTTTTTAATGGCCCGGTCTACGTTATCCTTCGGCATGTTGGCCGCCTTGGCATTCTGGATAATGGCCCGAAGCCGACCATTGCTATCAGGATCAGGACCGCCACTTTTGACGGCC of Spirosoma agri contains these proteins:
- a CDS encoding YebC/PmpR family DNA-binding transcriptional regulator, whose protein sequence is MGRAFEYRKARKMKRWGQMAKTFTRIGKDIVMAVKSGGPDPDSNGRLRAIIQNAKAANMPKDNVDRAIKKASSKDQEDYKEIVYEAYAPHGIALVIETATDNHNRTVANVRSYLNKLGGSLGTQGMLDFMFDRKSVFRIPAEGIDQEELEFELIDFGGDEVELDDEANQYVIYGEFTAFGSIQKFLEEKGYEIKQAEFERIPNDYKELTDDEVADVEKLIERIEEDDDVQMVYHNMR